Below is a window of Vulpes vulpes isolate BD-2025 chromosome 5, VulVul3, whole genome shotgun sequence DNA.
GTGCTACACACCTACCTGGCAGTTGCTTATCCTCTGTGCTATTTCTCCTTCATGTCCTATGAGGCTGCCCAGAAAGTGGTGGCCCTCACCTGGCTGGTGGCCTGCTTCTTCTCAGATGTCTCATTTGGCTTAGCAAGCAGCAAAATGCCAGGTTAGAGGAGCAAGGGGCCTAATGTATCCTGCAGCTAATTATGGGCACTGAGTCAGGTTGTGGCCCACTGGTCACTGTCACCCACACCTGCATTTTATGCATTCTCTTTCTATGCACACCTCTCAACACCTACTGCTTCTGGAGGATCTATGCAGAGACCAGGACTTCAGGTATCTGGGTACAAGGCTGTTCCTGAGCCAGGGGTATCCTGCTTATCCACACAGTGCTAATCATGCTGTATGTTAGCTCAGTTGTGGTATTTTCCCTGGACATCATGCTAATCAAGTACCACCACACTGATGCCAGAACTCATGTGTGGCTCATGGCAGCGAAGAGCGAGGTGTTCATGATGCCTCCTTGTGCCCAACTTCCATATCTGTACACACTTCGTTACTGGAAGCTACTGGAGATGGTCCGGGGCCACTTCTCATCCAAGAGGCACAGTGACATCTTCACTATTTCTCAGAGCTACAGTCTTCACAGTCTGGCAAGCTGAGGTTAAAAATTatagatcagggatccctgggtggcgcagcggtttggcgcctgcctttggcccagggcgcgatcctggagacccgggatcgaatcccacatcgggctcccggtgcatggagcctgcttctccctctgcctgtgtctctgcctctctctctctctctgtgactatcataaataaattaaaaaaaaaattatagatcagATGCTTCAGCATCCAATTATTGCTAATTCCAGAGAAATTGACATATACTTGTACAACAGGACCTCTAAGAGTATCTCAACTGATGGTTTTCAACATTtcaagaggtgttttttttttttttttttacgtttcaAAAGTTTTTAAGTAGAGAAAGCTCACTGAAGTGAAGATTTTCTACTTGAGAATGGAAGCAAATAAAAGTGATTCAGCAGAACTCTGATCAAAGTGGGGGTGAGGCCCTGAGCTGTGTTTTTCCAATGGCTTCCACCATACCCTCTATCACCACTGGCAAAGCACTGTTGCTGACAAACACACAGAAACCAAAATGTTACTGAAAGCTTGAACCTGGAAAGTGAGCAAGCAGATCTGCTGAATCTGGAACCATGAGCCTCCATTTTGGAAGCTCCTCAGTATATGGTAAGGGGGGGAACAATGTAGGACCCATGTATACTGAGGGGTGTTGTGAAGACATCTATGAAGCTGGAACCCCAAAAGATTATAGTCTCAGAACAAAGATAAATGACAACTAACAGAATAGCAGGGTGACTTTTCTTCCTTGATATTGGTGCtgtgcagagaaggaagaaagttcCTCAATTACTCTTGGGGAGAAGCCACCCTATAGACAGGATTAGAACTAGgtttcaaactattttttgtGATTAATAGACCTCATTCTGTGGTTGGTGTGGCTCTTCTGGAGGATTAGAGCATTAGCTCAGGTTTCAAAGAATTTCTGTGGTAAAAGAATCTCAAAGAAAATGAGTTGCACATAGTCAAAATtcacaaaaccacacacacacacacacacacacacacacacacacacacgacaccatgaatgaaaataagaagaaacaagATAGCATCAGTATACTCCATCCGCCTCCTTAAATTGTCAGACACTTGGCTAATACAAAAATGTTCAATGTTTTAAGACATgaaaaatgagatggaaatatGAATGAGaaggaacacattttttaaataactaatcaaattaggaaaataattaaataaaactcctagaaataaaaaatgtaaaataaccaGAATTGCAAAAGATGGGTTATATTTAATATGGGGTAAAAAGTATATTAGAGATAACTGAAGAGGGATTTGGTAAACTGGAAGATAGGTTTAAATAAATGATCTAAAGTGTctaaagtgggatccctgggtggcgcagcggtttggcacctgcctttggcccagggcgcgatcctggagaccctggatcgaatcccacgtcgggctcctggtgcatgaagcctgcttctccctctgcctgtgtctctgcccgccccctctgtgtgtgtgtgtgtgactatcataaataaataaaaatttaaaaaaataaagtgtctaGAGtgataaaaaggcaaaaaatataaaagagagattaagaaataTTGATTTTAGAATAGAAAGACTGACGTCCAATTAGAGAATATAATAGAGACAATGTGGAAAGGGAAATACTTAAAGAGATAACAGCTGACAATTTTTCAGgtttattgaaagatattaaacCTCAGACTCAAGAATTCTAACCAATTGAAAATAAGATGAGTGACAAATAATCCACCTTAAGTGGATGTGAAACTGCAGGAAACCAAATACAAAGACAAGATATTTAAAGCAGGCAGAGATAAGAGATAAAAGAACAATTTAACTGACTTCtgacttctaaaagaaaaaaaacgtaTAAGTCTGATGTAACTGAAATAATATTGTTAATGTGATGAGAGAAAATAACTTTTGACCTGGAATTCTACCTATGGGAAAACAATCTtcacaaagcaaaaatagaaatcattaacACAAAACACAAGAGACAATATTCCTAATAAGACAcagtaaagaaattttaaaggatatatttcTGGCAGAAGGAAAATTATTCCAGATACAAGATTTGAAGTGCATGGGGAAAAatagtgagaaataaatattgaaaaccaTGTGCATAGGGGAtagagttaagatggcagagtagtaggGGGACCCTGACCTTGCTCTGTATTCGAATACAGCTagataaatattcaataattttgtttttttaaatattaaatcgTTTATTGATTACACATGATAAGGACGATACACAAGCTTTAATCCcatctataattttatctgataCCATAATTCAATTTAGATATATTGCATAGGATGTGCCAACAAtcataataaccaaataaactCCAGGACTTTGCTTGGATGACCCTTTTAACAGTGAACTCCAGGTCACAACACATTAACTGTCAGTTCAACCACACCAAGGTTTGTGGAGACAATGGCTTCTGTGCCCAAGCAGGTTGCAAATAAATTTCAATTGGAACCTGGCATCACCCTGATGGAATTCTAACTTCACACTGTTGGGCTAGTTTACCAAGATGGCTTCAGAGTTGACTAACTTTAcacagcacattttaaaaaaagacatatttattcagcatcatgatcagactattacgtttagcaatcaacagcatgggtgcaaaaaaaaaaaaaaaaaaaactacattaaaaccctttgttggaatgctttacactttccacagaacagacactaaaataacctgttacacaattagtcacaaatacagtcctggagttttttgcccatatacatgagtattgtctaaaacatgtcttctttgtagcagctaggccctgccaccactgtgcttggctgagttcacaaatctgttgtaacctgtagcttccctgtcacttctctggctctcctctcctgctaagctttgtttcctggcagtaattaaaaccttctgccactgccatagctgctacTGGAACcaccatagccaccttggttttgtggtttggcaaagtattggcctctACCACCATagggggccagagcttctgcctccaaaatttcctcctttcatgggtccaaaatttgaggattgattgttgtaattgccaaaatcgttatatcttccaccacctccaaagttgtttccatcattaccaaaatccattatagccatccccactgccactgtATCCACCACCACCTTGATTGCCACTGAAGCCACCTCAACCACTGAAATTCCCTTCatgaccaaagttgtcattcccaccaaaaccacctccacgaacaccaccaaagtttccagaaccacttcggcctctttggctggatgaAGCACTAACCATCTCTTGCTTCAATAGgactttccttacttcacagttgtggccattctCAGtgtggtatttttgaatgacaatcttgtctacaggGTCATGGTCatcaaaggtcacaaaagcaaaacctctctttttgctaCTGCCTctgtcagtcatgatctcaatcacttcaattttcccatactgttcaaaataatctcctAGAtaatgttcttcagtgtcttctttaatgccaccaacaaaaatctttttcacagttaagtgggcaccaggtctttgagaTTCTTCTCgggagacagccctctttgggtccacaactcttccatccaccttgtgCGGCCAAGCGTTCATGGCTGCGTCCACCTCTTCCATGGTGGCGTAGGTGACtaacccaaagcctctggagtgCTTGGTGTTGACTGTATTACCACACAGTCCATAAGCAtcccccattgctcaaaatggctcctcagactctcattgGTTGTTTCGAAGCTCAAACCTCCGATGAAGAGCTTCCAcagctgctcaggctctttgggagactctgacatAGACATGAcagtggtgggaggggagagacTTTAACGATGCTTACTTGGCAGCGTCCAGGGGCAGAAAGGACAACATTCAACTATTTTGAACAACTAGGAAGATGATCTGAGGATTAAGGAATCTGCGCAGTTGGAGGGAGAGAACATGGCAGATGTGAAGTTGGAAGCCTTGAACTGGGGGAGAAGAAAGCTGCACAGCCATGAAGGGGAGGGAATCCTTTTCACGGAGCAAAatctgggagagggagaaagtggaaAAGAGTCCAGCAGTTAGGGACAGTACAATAAGCCATGGTAAGAAGATACTCTGGGTTGTACAGGGAGAAATAGCTCCCCTTCTGGGAGGGCATTTGGAAGAGTATATTTTCCATCTCCAAGGACAAAGACCAGCTGGGAGCCTTTGAGTGGTGTTCAACAACAGGGTCAGAGGCTACACACAGGGGGCAGAAAACCTCTTAAACCACTTCTTACTGTGAGCCACAGTAAGCCACAATAGGCTTAAACCTCTGTATGCCAGCCAAGCAGATATTTTTTTGTGGCAAAACTgagcagagaacagagagaagcaaaTTGCAGATAACCCAGCCACTGCTTTTTGCTGTCTGCTGTAATAGGTTTAAGCCTCTGATAGCTTTTCTGGGGCAGAAAGAAGTAGAGGACTGAGTTGAGTGCAAACTGCCAATAACCAAGTTACAACTTTCCATTGAGCATTACAATAAATTCTAGCCTCTGAAAAAGCACTGAGTGACTGATTTTTGGGTGTGAGACAGTGCTAGACATGCCTCGAGCCTCTCCTCTGGGGAACAGGAGTGGGCCCACACCTTGCCAAACCctttaaaatttggagttttgggatgcttcagtggctcagtggttgagcacctgcctttggctcagagcatgatccctgggtcccagaatcgagcccCAAATATAGCTCCAcatggggagctgcttctccctctgcctatgtctctgcatctccccatgtctctcatgaataattaacatctttaaaacacacacacaaacaaacaaacaaacaaaaaccttggaGTTTTGAGTCAGAAGTGCTAGCAAAGATAAAATACAGGAGATCTGTGGCTCCGGGCATGCCCATGGCCTGGGCACAGGCAGGTTAAAGGCAAGGAACTAATGAAAACACGGGAcccagattgtttgtttctctaagATGGCCTCTGGAACTGCAATGGCTGTGAGGCCCAGCCCCCAGAGATGAGGGCAGGGCCAGTGGGGAAGGGGAGTGCCAtattcttcctcctcctccaccatcccTACCTCTTGCCCATGCCCACCAGCACAATCATATTTCAGAGAGAAACACAGCGCTTCCAGTAGAGGCTTGGAGTCCTCTACAATATACCCCACCCCCCTATGCCTGGCAGGGGCATCTTTACAAAGGCAAGTTAGCTTGTGAGCCAGCCCAGCAGGTCTTCCCCTCAGAAGTTTAACAAAGGCCCCCTACATCTACCAAGTCTACTGATTAAAGAGAGATCCAAAACATCAAGGTCCAGTGGAAATAAGACCAGGcttgtttctctgcttttttcttacccttttcttaatttttatttattttttatttttctatttcttattttctattctctgtcctttaatttatatacattttttcttttctatcttttttttttttttggtatcaggCTAATACTTCTGTTAATTTGTTGGTCATTTGTTTCCTTCTCATATTTTTCAGATAAGCCTTCTATTTTTTTcgcttttcttctttcctcactcttttttcctttcacctttcttattttttagaatcGGACTTATAATTTATTGCTTCtctgtttgtttccattttattccatttccaTTCTCTTGTCTTGGATTAaatttttggggttttgttaatttttttttctttttttcttttacagactTCTTGgcaaacaaatcaaagcacaccTACATAAAGTTCCTAACACTCTCCACTGCAAGTAATGAGGAAGCTCTGTAGAGGAAGGATCACTGGAAAAGAGCTGCCAAAACACAAAGCAGAGTGTacacagcatacaccagaaacTTTCtgaagttgttgttgttgtttttgtcattgttaCTGCTGtgttgtttttgctattttttattagctccttttcttttttttaaaaaaaagattttatttatttatgagagacacacacacacagagaggcagagacacaggcagaaggagaagcaggctccatgcagggagcctgatgtgggactctatcccgggtctccaggatcaggccctgggctgaaggtggcgctaaactgctgagccacccaggctgccctagctCCTTTTCTTTATGGACATAATGACTAGTTAGAGAAATTCACCTGAACAGAAAGAACAGTAGGTAATAGTCACTGCCACAGATTTAAgcaatatggatataagtaaaatacctgaactagaatttaattttttaaaatattttatttatttattcatgagagacagagagagagagagagaggcagagacacaggcagagggagaagcaggctccatgctgggagccggacatgggactcaatcctgggtctcaaggatcaggccctgggctgaaggtggcggtaaaccgctgagccacctgggctgccctgaacttgaatttttaaaaatgattataaagatactaactgggattgaaaaaaatatagaagacacTAGGGAATCACTGTAAATATAAAAGAACTGATACCTAACCAGGCCAAACTTAAAAATGCAATTACT
It encodes the following:
- the GPR148 gene encoding LOW QUALITY PROTEIN: probable G-protein coupled receptor 148 (The sequence of the model RefSeq protein was modified relative to this genomic sequence to represent the inferred CDS: inserted 2 bases in 2 codons; deleted 1 base in 1 codon; substituted 3 bases at 3 genomic stop codons); protein product: MKHLAHSFCSEDKGVCGAERTQTSGECGSIGDQLTPFPLDTTAWPASDQLISEPSCMPQVSNNTSLSLGDLKVAVSLLHWLFFPXNMLAVAILTWSPLLLVTILQRRRLWQESHYLLPANILLSDLAYLVFHMLISPSNLGSWSLGLIACGILTDAIFTAYISTILXFMATVLHTYLAVAYPLCYFSFMSYEAAQKVVALTWLVACFFSDXLIWLSKQQNARLEEQGAXCILQLIMGTESGCGPLVTVTHTCILCILFLCTPLNTYCFWRIYAETRTSGIWVQGCSXARGILLIHTVLIMLYVSSVVVFSLDIMLIKYHHTDARTHVWLMAAKSEVFMMPPCAQLPYLYTLRYWKLLEMVRGHFSSKRHSDIFTISQSYSLHSLAS